In the genome of Myxosarcina sp. GI1, the window TAAAAACTAAAGCAGAGTTTAAACACAACTATAAAAGGTATATGGCTGCTGCCGTCGTAATCGAACATTTACAAAAAAACTATGGAGATGTCCCTGCTGTTAAAGACATTTCTTTTACTGTCGGACAGGGAGAAATATTTGGTTTACTTGGACCCAATGGTGCGGGTAAAACTACTACAATTCGCTGTTTGTGTACCTTAGCCAAACCCGATGGGGGAAAGATTGAAGTTAGCGGCATTGATGCGATCGCCAAACCTAAAGCGGTACGCAATTGCCTGGGTTATGTGGCGCAAGAAGTAGCGATCGATAAAGTGCTAACGGGTAGGGAGTTACTAAAACTGCAAGCCGCACTCTATCATCTCCCCAAACAGGGAATGAAGCAGAGAATCGATGGTTTAATTGAAGTTTTAGGCTTGACTGACTACGCCGATAAAAAAACTGGTACCTATTCGGGGGGTATCCGCAAGCGGTTGGATTTGGCAGCAGGTTTGTTACACCAGCCAGAAGTATTAGTTTTAGACGAACCTACTGTTGGCTTAGATATTGAAAGCCGCATGGTCGTCTGGGAATTTTTACGGCAGTTAAAAGCAGCGGGAACAACCGTATTAATTACCAGTCACTATTTAGAAGAAATCGACGCTCTAGCCGATCGCCTGGCAATTATTGGCGATGGATTGATTATCGATGAAGGTAGCCCTTCAGAGTTAAAAGATAAGCTTGGTGGCGATCGCGTCACTTTACGCATCCGCGAGTTTACTCCTGACACCGAAGCCGACAAAGCTAAGCACATTTTGGAATCTTTACCCTTTGTCGAAGAAGTTATTATTAATAAAGTGCAAGGTAATACAATTAATTTAATCGTAAGTTCTGGACAGAGTTCTCTGAGTAAAATCGAGCAGTCTTTAGCCGAAGTAGATCTTCCTACCTTTAGCCTCGCTCAATCTCGCCCCAGTCTCGATGACGTTTATCTAGCAGCTACAGGACTAACCCTAATGGATGCAGAAATGGCGGCAGCGAGTACTAGAGATCTCAAA includes:
- a CDS encoding daunorubicin resistance protein DrrA family ABC transporter ATP-binding protein; translation: MAAAVVIEHLQKNYGDVPAVKDISFTVGQGEIFGLLGPNGAGKTTTIRCLCTLAKPDGGKIEVSGIDAIAKPKAVRNCLGYVAQEVAIDKVLTGRELLKLQAALYHLPKQGMKQRIDGLIEVLGLTDYADKKTGTYSGGIRKRLDLAAGLLHQPEVLVLDEPTVGLDIESRMVVWEFLRQLKAAGTTVLITSHYLEEIDALADRLAIIGDGLIIDEGSPSELKDKLGGDRVTLRIREFTPDTEADKAKHILESLPFVEEVIINKVQGNTINLIVSSGQSSLSKIEQSLAEVDLPTFSLAQSRPSLDDVYLAATGLTLMDAEMAAASTRDLKKEKKQQMK